Genomic DNA from Novipirellula galeiformis:
CTGACCCCAAGCAGGCGGCCGATATGCGTTTTCAGTTCCAAAACGTCACGTTCATTTTGAACTCGATCGATTGGCTTACCGGTGAAACGGCCTTTATCGAAGTCCGCAAGCATGAACCGATGTTCGCAAGTTTGCGAATGATCGATTCGGTCAAAGAGGTTGCCAGCAGCAATGTCAGCCTTCGCAGCAAGGAGTTCCAAACCGAGTACGACGAGACGGTTCGTGAAGCGCAGGAAAAAATGGACACGGAGTTGAAATCGCTTCGTGAAGAGCTAGAAAAATTGCAGAGGGAAAGCGCCAACGGACGCGTTCCTCCCGATAAGTTGCAAGCCAAGGTGCAAGCTTTCCAAACGCTTCAAGAACGCGAGCAAACCCGCTTGGAAGTGAAGATTGCTAAGTCCGAGCGTGATCGCGAACAAAAAATCGGCGACATTCAACGTGAAGCCGACCAGAAAGTGACCCGGATTCAAAACCAGGTCAAAGCTGCAGCCGTGGTGCTGCCATGCATTCCGCCATTGATCATCGGTGTGATTGTATTCGCCTCCCGGCGATTGCGTGAACGAGAAAATATCAGCAAAAGCCGTTTGAAATAGTGAGATAGATTCGTGAACGAAGGTACCAAGACAGGAATTTTCTGGGGCGTTGCGGTTGCAACGCTCGGCGTTGCCACGCTCGTGGCTTGGCCAGCAACCCGCGAAGACGAAACCGGCGGATTCATCGGGAAACCGCTGTTCGAGGAGTTTAAAGATCCGTTGGTTGCGGCCAGTCTAAAGATCGTGACGTATGACGAAGTCGACGCAACGCTGCAATCGTTTGAAGTTCGCCGCGACCCCGAATCGGGCCAGTGGACGATCCCGTCGCGCAAGGGACCTTCGAATAAAGGTTACCCCGCCGACGCGGTTGACCACATGAAGGAGGCTGCGAACTCGCTAGTCGATTTGAAGGTTCTCGATATCCAAAGCGAAAACCCCGAGGATCACGAGGGACTCGGGGTGGCCGAACCGAAGCTCGAAGCGCTGAAGCCGGGCGATGAAGGCGTCGGTCGTTTGATCACGCTGCGGGATGATTCCCAGAAGACACTCGCTTCGCTCATCATTGGACAACGGCTGAAGGACGATCCCACAAAGGTCTACGTCCGCAAACCAGGTCAAGATCCGGTCTATGTCGTCAAGCTAGACGACACTCCGCTGACGACCCGTTTTCAAGATTGGATCGAAGAGGATCTGCTGAAATTGAGCAGCATCGATATCGATTCCATGGAGATCAAAGATTACAGCGCAAGTCTCGGCGGGAATGGCATTTCGCTGCAACGCAATTATGCCGCCACCGTCGTGATGGATGGTTCGCAGTGGAAACTTGACAAGTTGTTGAAGTACTCCGAAAAAAATCCACTCGCCGAACCGACGCCGATCGCGGTCAAGGATGGCGAGGAGCTCAACGCGACCAAGTTGAACGACATGAAAAATGCACTCGATGATCTAAAGATCGTCGACGTGGTGCGTAAACCTGCTGGTATCAGCGAAAATCTTCGTGCGGACAAGGATCTTGTCTCGGATCAAGAAGCACTCGAGTCGCTTGCTCGCCGAGGATTCTATCCTTTGCAAACATCCGACGGCGGTGAATACGAGATGATCTCTGCCAATGGAGAATTGACCGTCTCGCTCACCAACGGGGTGCAGTACCTTTTAAGGTTCGGGAATGTTTCGGGACTAACCGATGAAGCCGACCAAGAGCCAAGCGAGGGTGACGAAAAGCCGTCCGCAGGAGGTGTCAATCGTTACTTGTTGGTCACCACGCAAGTCGACGAAGCGAAGTTCCCGGCGCCAAAATTGCGAGAAATTCCCAAGACGCTTGAAGAACTCGAAGCCATGCTTGCGAAGCCTGAAGCCGATGCGGCCGCAGAGCCGCCGGTAGGCGAGGTCAAGTCAAACGATGCTCCTGCGGCGGAAGCGGAGATGAAACCGGGCGACGCCAAGTCGGAATCGGCTGAGGAATCGGCAACGCCAGCGGAAGAACCGTCCAAAACCGAAGACGCAAAGGCTGCGGACGCTAAACCCGAAGACGCCAAACCCGAAGAGCCCGCTGCGAAAGAAAAAGCTAGCGAGCCGGACGCAGAAGCCGCTGACAAAGAAACGGCTGACACCGAGAGCGAAACGCCAGCCGAGTCGGGCGAAAGTGAGCTCGAAGGCTCGGGCGAAGCCAGCGGCCAAGGCGAGGCTGAAGAAGAGGTACAAGACGACACCGCCGCGGAAAAGGATGCCGAAGCTGAAACGCCAGCCGAGCCGAAGGCCGACACCGAAGCGGCGATGGAAAAGCCCAGCGATGCTAAGTCTGGCGATGCTTCTGGCGATGCCAGCGATGCGAAGCCCGCTGCCGATGCAAAGGATTCGCCAAAGCAAGAGGAGCTAAGCGAAGAAGAGAAGCTGGAGCGATTGGCTTCCGAGCAAGAGAAGATCACCAAAGAGAACCAGCGAATGTTGGACGAGCGGAAAGACAAACTTGAAGTGGCACGTCGTCGCGTTCGAGATTTGAATGCTCGCTTTGCAGACTGGTACTACGTGATTCCCGAAGAGACGTATCGTAAGTTGCGTCTCAGCCGTGAGGAATTGTTCGCGAGCGAAGAGGCACCCGCAAATCCTAACGCAGGATTCCCTGGGGGACCCGGTGCAATGCCACAGTTCAACTTCGGCCCTCCCGGCCAATAAGCTCAGGTTGATTTAGTCGCTTCGGCCGGCCCGCGGAATCGCGGCCGGCCCCGCGCCGCTACAAATAACACTGAATATTTCATAACCCGAAGCGTTAGCGTGGGGACTCATCATGGAGTCCCTCGCTAACGCTTCGGGTTATGATTTTTGATTGCGCACATCACTCAAAAACCGTAACGCCCGATGGGTTAGCGGTTAAGCCCTTTTTGGCGGTTTCGGTTTTGGCGGCGAAGTCAACGGTTCACTCACCGAGGCTGCGCACTTGTCGTTGGTGTTCGTACAACACGATCCCCGCGGTCGTGGCGAGGTTCAAGCTACGCACCTTCCCAGTGGTGGGGATGCGAAGGGCGCGAGGATCATCGCGGTCCAAGATTGAGTCGGGCAAACCGGACGATTCGCTACCGAAGACGAAAACGTCGTCCGCTTGGAATGTGGCGTCCCAGATGGTTTTCGTCGCGAATCGCGAAAAGAAGAAAAAACGACGAGGGGACAATTTTTCGAGCAGCTCGTTCCAATCGATGACTTCTTCGATCATCAAGTGTTTCCAGTAATCTAAGCCGGCTCGGCGAACGTGTTTTTCATCCAATTGGAAGCCTGCGGGACGGACAATCCAGAGTTTCGCTCCCACGGCGACGCAAGTTCGTCCAATGTTTCCGGTGTTCCCC
This window encodes:
- a CDS encoding DUF4340 domain-containing protein; this encodes MNEGTKTGIFWGVAVATLGVATLVAWPATREDETGGFIGKPLFEEFKDPLVAASLKIVTYDEVDATLQSFEVRRDPESGQWTIPSRKGPSNKGYPADAVDHMKEAANSLVDLKVLDIQSENPEDHEGLGVAEPKLEALKPGDEGVGRLITLRDDSQKTLASLIIGQRLKDDPTKVYVRKPGQDPVYVVKLDDTPLTTRFQDWIEEDLLKLSSIDIDSMEIKDYSASLGGNGISLQRNYAATVVMDGSQWKLDKLLKYSEKNPLAEPTPIAVKDGEELNATKLNDMKNALDDLKIVDVVRKPAGISENLRADKDLVSDQEALESLARRGFYPLQTSDGGEYEMISANGELTVSLTNGVQYLLRFGNVSGLTDEADQEPSEGDEKPSAGGVNRYLLVTTQVDEAKFPAPKLREIPKTLEELEAMLAKPEADAAAEPPVGEVKSNDAPAAEAEMKPGDAKSESAEESATPAEEPSKTEDAKAADAKPEDAKPEEPAAKEKASEPDAEAADKETADTESETPAESGESELEGSGEASGQGEAEEEVQDDTAAEKDAEAETPAEPKADTEAAMEKPSDAKSGDASGDASDAKPAADAKDSPKQEELSEEEKLERLASEQEKITKENQRMLDERKDKLEVARRRVRDLNARFADWYYVIPEETYRKLRLSREELFASEEAPANPNAGFPGGPGAMPQFNFGPPGQ
- a CDS encoding tRNA (cytidine(34)-2'-O)-methyltransferase; this translates as MKQNQEKQEPRHGKSESIATLPSSHVVLYQPEIPGNTGNIGRTCVAVGAKLWIVRPAGFQLDEKHVRRAGLDYWKHLMIEEVIDWNELLEKLSPRRFFFFSRFATKTIWDATFQADDVFVFGSESSGLPDSILDRDDPRALRIPTTGKVRSLNLATTAGIVLYEHQRQVRSLGE